The DNA window GGTGGTTTGATCCCCCTGATCATCATGGCCATCATTGCGTTCCCGATGACCTTCTTTGCGCACCGTGGCCTGTGCCGCTTCGTTCTTTCCGGCAAAAACGCCGGTGAAGACATCACCGAAGTCGTTGAAGAACACTTTGGTATCAGCTCCGGTAAGCTGATCACCCTGCTCTACTTCTTTGCCATTTACCCCATTCTGTTGGTTTACAGCGTCGCCATCACCAACACTGTCGACAGCTTCATTACCCACCAACTGGGGATGGCTTCGCCGCCACGTGCCATTTTGTCGTTGATCCTGATTGTCGGCCTGATGACTATCGTGCGTTTCGGCGAGCAGGCTATCGTGAAGACCATGAGTATCCTGGTGTTCCCGTTTGTCGCCGTATTGATGCTGCTGGCTGTGTACCTGATCCCGAACTGGACCACCGCCATCTTCGATAACGTTTCTCTGTCCGGCGCAGGCACGGGTATGGGTCATGGTCTGGTTATCACACTGTGGCTGGCGATCCCGGTGATGGTGTTCTCCTTCAACCACTCACCAATCATCTCTGCCTTTGCCGTAGCCAAGCGTGAAGAGTACGGTCAGGAAGAAGCCGAGAAGAAATGCTCCCGCATTCTGGGCTTCGCTCACATCATGATGGTGTTGACCGTAATGTTCTTCGTGTTCAGCTGCGTGCTGAGCCTGTCGCCGGAAAACCTGGCGGAAGCCAAGGCGCAGAACATCTCCATTCTGTCTTACCTGGCTAACCACTTTAATAACCCGATGATTGCCTACATCGCACCAGTTATCGCCTTTATCGCCATCACCAAATCGTTCCTCGGTCACTATCTGGGTGCACGTGAAGGCTTTAACGGTCTGATTGCCAAGTCGATGAAAAGCCGCGGTAAAACCATCAGCACCAACAAACTGAACCGCATCACCGCCCTGTTTATGCTGGTGACTACCTGGATTGTTGCGACCCTGAACCCAAGCATCCTCGGCATGATCGAGAATATGGGTGGCCCAATCATCGCCATGCTGCTGTTCCTGATGCCGATGTACGCTATCCGTAAAGTGCCGGCCATGCGCAAATACAGCGGCCACATCAGTAACGTGTTCGTGGTAGTGATGGGCCTGATCGCCATCTCCGCAATCCTGTACAGCTTCTAATCAAGCCCAGCCGGCGCTACCTTGCGCCGGCTTTTCAGCACGGCCCCCTTTCCTGCATTAACGCCTAACACCTGAAGAAGGAGGCGAGACCATGGTCAGCGTTTTCGATATTTTCAAAATTGGTATTGGCCCATCCAGCTCCCACACCGTCGGCCCGATGAAAGCCGGCAAGCTGTTTGTCGATGAATTGATTGCCAGCCAGCAGTTGATGGATACCACTCGCGTGGTGGTGGACGTCTACGGTTCGCTGTCGCTGACCGGCAAAGGTCACCACACCGATATCGCCATTATCATGGGGTTGGCGGGTAACCTGCCGCACGATGTTGATATCGACGGTATCGCCGGTTTTATCCGCGACGTTGAACAACGCGGCCGCCTGTTGCTGGCAAAGGGCCACCACGAGGTTGATTTCCCGCTGCAAACCAGCATGAATTTCAACAGCGATAATTTACCGCTGCACGAAAACGGCATGCGCATCAGCGCCTTCGCCGGTGAACAACTGTTACACAGCAAAACCTATTACTCTACCGGCGGCGGTTTTATCGTCGATGAAGAAAACTTCGGCCTGGCTGCGGCCAATCCGGTTCAGGTCCCCTTCCCGTTCAACTCGGCGCGAGACTTGCAGCAACACTGTAAAGACGCCGGTTTGTCGTTGTCCGGCCTGGTGATGCAAAACGAATTGGCGCTGCACAGCAAGGCCGAGATCGACGCGCACTTCGCCGACGTCTGGCAGGTGATGCGCGCGGGCATCGAACGCGGTATGAACACCGAAGGTCTGTTGCCCGGCCCGATGAAGGTTCAACGCCGCGCCGCTGCCCTGCGCCGCCTGCTGGTGACCGGCGACAAGAACAATATCGATCCGATGAACGTGGTCGACTGGATCAATATGTTCGCCTTTGCCGTTAACGAAGAAAATGCTGCCGGTGGCCGTGTGGTCACCGCCCCGACCAACGGCGCCTGTGGCATCATCCCGGCGGTGCTGGCCTATTACGACCAGTTTATTCGCCCGGTAAACCCCAATTCCTACAGCCGTTATTTCCTGACGTCCGGTGTGATCGGTGCGCTGTACAAGATGAACGCTTCAATCTCCGGTGCCGAAGTGGGCTGTCAGGGCGAGGTGGGCGTCGCCTGCTCAATGGCCGCAGCAGGGTTGGCAGAATTGATGGGCGGCAGCCCGGCACAGGTTTGTATCGCGGCGGAGATCGCCATGGAGCACCACCTGGGGCTAACCTGCGATCCGCTGGCCGGTCAGGTTCAGGTACCCTGTATCGAACGTAACGCGATTTCCGCGGTGAAGGCGGTCAATGCCGCACGTATGGCGCTGCGCCGCACCAGTGAGCCGCGCGTGTGCCTGGATAAGGTGATCGAAACCATGTATGAGACGGGCAAAGACATGAACGCCAAGTACCGCGAGACATCGCAAGGGGGATTGGCGATCAAGGTAGTGGCCTGTAACTGATAAAAAATGAGGGCGCAATCATCAATGACGGCGCCCTCTTCTTAAAGCTTATTGCTGTAACCCTTAACCAAACACGCTACCGAACCACTGGGTCAGCTTCATCATCACCATGTCCCAGATGCGGCTGAAGAAGTTACCTTCTTTCACTTCCTGCATCGCCACCAGCGGATACTGCTCAATGGTTTTACCGTCAAGCTGGAAATCAATGGTGCCGACCACCTGATTTTTTGCCAGCGGGGCTTCCAGCGTCGGCTGGTTCAGCTTGTAACTGGCCTTCAGGTTTTTCATCTGCCCTTTCGGGATGGTAACGGCTGCGTCTTTCGCTACGCCCAATGGCACTTCACCGACGTCGCCAAACCACACTTTCTGGGTCACAAACGGCTTGTCAGTCTTGATTGGCGTGGCGGTTTCGTAGAAGCGGAAACCCCAGGTCAGCAGTTTTTCACTTTCACTAAAGCGGATACGGTCGCTTGGCGCCCCCAGCACTACCGAAATCAAACGCATTGGCCCGTCGGTAGCGGAGGCTACCAGGTTATGCCCGGCGCCACCGGTATAACCGGTTTTGATGCCATCAACGCTCAGGTTGGTGCTCCACAACAGACGGTTGCGGTTAACCTGACGAATTTTATTGAAGGTGAACTCTTTTTCTTTGTGCAAAGCGTACTCATCCGGCACATCGCGGATCAGTGCCTGGCCGAGCAGCGCCATATCGCGTGCGGTGCTGTACTGCCCTTCCGCATCCAGGCCGTGCACCGTCAGGAAATGGGTATTCTGCAGGCCCAGAGATTTGGCGTAGTTGTTCATCAAGCCAACAAACGAATCCTGACTGCCCGCGACATAATCAGCCAACGCGATGCTGGCATCATTACCCGACTGAATGACGATGCCCTTGTTCAGTTCCATGACCGGCACCTGATCGCCCGGCTTGATAAACATCAACGAGGAGCCGCGCAGCGCCGGGTTGCCGGTTGCCCAGGCGTCCTTACCCACGGTCACCATATCCTCAGGTTTAATCTTGCCGGCCTTGATCGCCTGGCCGATCACATAGCTGGACATGATCTTGGTCAGGCTGGCGGGGTCAAGACGGGTGTCGGCATTGCCTTCCGCCAGGATTTTTCCGCTGTTGTAATCCATCAGCACGTAGGCCTTGGCGTCAACCTGTGGCGCGGCCGGCGCTTCGGCCGCCTGAACAACAGGTACGGCCAGCAACAGTATGCTGACGCTAAAAGTTAATTTTTTCAGAGTGCTAGGTAAGTTTCTTTTCATCATGACGTCGCCAGAGTATCCATTCAAATCATTGAAATAGCGTTAACTTTCAAACATATTCACGTTTTCAGCCAACCAGCGAGAGTGGCCCGGCACGCATTTACCAACCGCAAACTCCCTGCGGCCCCATGACGGGTGAGCGGCGCACCGAAAATGCCCTTGCTGTGAGTTTATTAGATTCATCTTATTTTTGCAGGGTTTAGCATGAATTTTCATCATTTTTACATAACTGTACGCTGTTACGCGTAATTTGGATAAAAAGCCAGCCGTAAGTGTTTTTTTTTATACTACTCACCGCTAAACGGCTGCACATCTAAACTGCTGAACATCTGCGCCTCCATACGTCCAAATAAGATTAATATATTCCAAAAATGCATATTGAACGGTTATTTGTTCTTTTTAATGCGCTTATTGGCAGAGCTATCATCCATATAACGGCTTTTAAACCGCATTATTTTGGAGACACCCCATGGCCATACCTCATTCCGTCATCGATATGATCGGCAACACTCCGATGCTGGAACTGACCGGGTTCG is part of the Serratia quinivorans genome and encodes:
- the sdaC_1 gene encoding Serine transporter is translated as MDTTQTGTIASAASGSTSTWRKTDTMWMLGLYGTAIGAGVLFLPINAGIGGLIPLIIMAIIAFPMTFFAHRGLCRFVLSGKNAGEDITEVVEEHFGISSGKLITLLYFFAIYPILLVYSVAITNTVDSFITHQLGMASPPRAILSLILIVGLMTIVRFGEQAIVKTMSILVFPFVAVLMLLAVYLIPNWTTAIFDNVSLSGAGTGMGHGLVITLWLAIPVMVFSFNHSPIISAFAVAKREEYGQEEAEKKCSRILGFAHIMMVLTVMFFVFSCVLSLSPENLAEAKAQNISILSYLANHFNNPMIAYIAPVIAFIAITKSFLGHYLGAREGFNGLIAKSMKSRGKTISTNKLNRITALFMLVTTWIVATLNPSILGMIENMGGPIIAMLLFLMPMYAIRKVPAMRKYSGHISNVFVVVMGLIAISAILYSF
- the sdaB gene encoding L-serine dehydratase 2 — protein: MVSVFDIFKIGIGPSSSHTVGPMKAGKLFVDELIASQQLMDTTRVVVDVYGSLSLTGKGHHTDIAIIMGLAGNLPHDVDIDGIAGFIRDVEQRGRLLLAKGHHEVDFPLQTSMNFNSDNLPLHENGMRISAFAGEQLLHSKTYYSTGGGFIVDEENFGLAAANPVQVPFPFNSARDLQQHCKDAGLSLSGLVMQNELALHSKAEIDAHFADVWQVMRAGIERGMNTEGLLPGPMKVQRRAAALRRLLVTGDKNNIDPMNVVDWINMFAFAVNEENAAGGRVVTAPTNGACGIIPAVLAYYDQFIRPVNPNSYSRYFLTSGVIGALYKMNASISGAEVGCQGEVGVACSMAAAGLAELMGGSPAQVCIAAEIAMEHHLGLTCDPLAGQVQVPCIERNAISAVKAVNAARMALRRTSEPRVCLDKVIETMYETGKDMNAKYRETSQGGLAIKVVACN
- the dacC gene encoding D-alanyl-D-alanine carboxypeptidase dacC precursor; translated protein: MMKRNLPSTLKKLTFSVSILLLAVPVVQAAEAPAAPQVDAKAYVLMDYNSGKILAEGNADTRLDPASLTKIMSSYVIGQAIKAGKIKPEDMVTVGKDAWATGNPALRGSSLMFIKPGDQVPVMELNKGIVIQSGNDASIALADYVAGSQDSFVGLMNNYAKSLGLQNTHFLTVHGLDAEGQYSTARDMALLGQALIRDVPDEYALHKEKEFTFNKIRQVNRNRLLWSTNLSVDGIKTGYTGGAGHNLVASATDGPMRLISVVLGAPSDRIRFSESEKLLTWGFRFYETATPIKTDKPFVTQKVWFGDVGEVPLGVAKDAAVTIPKGQMKNLKASYKLNQPTLEAPLAKNQVVGTIDFQLDGKTIEQYPLVAMQEVKEGNFFSRIWDMVMMKLTQWFGSVFG